In the Colletotrichum lupini chromosome 1, complete sequence genome, one interval contains:
- a CDS encoding RuvB-like helicase 2, protein MECLSAGVKLKPRWYGYCACFVPTKADFLTSWLTYTGLFLWRPSASRATLSPFKLSPSLPTDIPQLPKTQPCDKLLEVVGYQNPRWLRYALLFPVMTVSESKELKGLNLIAAHSHIRGLGVDGTTLEPRAASQGLVGQEKARKAAAVILQMIKESKIAGRAVLIAGPPSTGKTAIAMGMAQSLGPDVPFTSLASSEIFSLEMSKTEALTQAFRKSIGVRIKEESEIMEGEVVEIQIDRSVTGGAKQGKLTIKTTDMEAVYDMGAKMIDAMTKERVMAGDIISIDKSSGKITKLGRSYARSRDYDAMGVDTKFLQCPDGELQKRKEVVHTVTLHEIDVINSRTQGFLALFSGDTGEIRSEIRDQINTKVGEWKEEGKAEIVPGVLFIDEVHMLDIECFSYINRALEDDLAPIVIMASNRGNSRIRGTDYRSPHGLPLDFLDRVVIIHTNTYSPEEIKQIITIRAQEEEVDVSADALALLTKIGQEAGLRYASNLITTSQLICAKRRAKQVEIADVQRSFSLFYDPSRSVKFVSESEKRLIGNDGAVDFTVTNGHGDAMELS, encoded by the exons ATGGAGTGTTTAAGTGCTGGCGTCAAGCTTAAACCGAGGTGGTACGGATACTGTGCCTGCTTTGTACCTACTAAGGCAGACTTTCTGACGTCCTGGCTTACCTACACAGGCTTGTTCCTGTGGCGCCCAAGCGCTAGCCGCGCCACGCTCAGCCCTTTCAAACTGAG CCCGTCTCTTCCCACTGACATCCCTCAATTGCCGAAAACTCAACCCTGCGACAAGCTTCTCGAAGTCGTCGGTTACCAAAATCCAAGATGGCTGCGGTATGCGCTCCTCTTC CCCGTCATGACCGTCTCCGAGAGCAAGGAGCTCAAGGGCCTCAACCTCATCGCGGCTCACTCCCACATCCGCGGCCTGGGCGTTGATGGCACGACACTGGAGCCCAGAGCGGCATCTCAGGGGTTGGTTGGACAGGAGAAGGCCAGAAAAGCTGCTGCCGTGATCCTGCAGATGATCAAGGAGAGCAAGATTGCCGGAAGAGCTGTGCTGATCGCCGGCCCCCCAAG CACTGGAAAAACCGCCATCGCCATGGGAATGGCTCAGTCCCTCGGCCCCGATGTTCCCTTCACTTCCCTCGCCTCATCCGAAATCTTCTCCCTCGAAATGTCAAAGACCGAAGCTCTCACACAAGCATTCCGCAAGTCGATCGGTGTTCGTATCAAGGAGGAGAGCGAGATTATGGAGGGCGAGGTCGTCGAAATCCAGATCGACCGAAGCGTTACAGGCGGCGCCAAGCAGGGAAAGCTGACGATCAAGACGACCGACATGGAAGCTGTCTACGACATGGGCGCCAAGATGATTGATGCCATGACCAAGGAGCGTGTCATGGCCGGTGACATCATTTCCATCGACAAGTCTTCGGGCAAGATTACAAAGCTTGGCCGGTCATATGCTCGCTCGCGCGACTACGATGCCATGGGCGTCGACACTAAGTTCCTGCAGTGCCCAGACGGTGAGCTGCAAAAGCGCAAGGAGGTTGTCCACACCGTCACTCTTCACGAGATTGATGTTATCAACTCAAGAACGCAGGGCTTCTTGGCTCTGTTCTCTGGAGACACTGGTGAGATCCGCAGCGAGATCAGGGACCAAATCAACACCAAGGTCGGCGAGTGGAAGGAGGAGGGCAAGGCCGAGATTGTTCCCGGCGTGTTGTTCATCGACGAGGTTCACATGCTCGATATTGAGTGCTTCTCATACATCAACCGCGCCCTGGAAGACGATCTCGCACCCATTGTCATCATGGCCAGCAACAGAGGCAATTCCCGCATCCGTGGAACCGACTACCGCAGCCCCCATGGTCTGCCCCTCGATTTCCTGGACCGTGTCGTCATCATCCACACAAACACCTACAGCCCTGAGGAGATCAAGCAGATCATCACCATCAGAGCTCAAGAAGAGGAGGTTGATGTCTCAGCCGACGCTCTGGCGCTGCTCACGAAGATTGGCCAGGAAGCGGGCCTGCGTTACGCCAGCAACCTCATCACCACCTCACAGTTGATTTGCGCCAAGCGCAGGGCGAAGCAGGTCGAGATTGCCGACGTTCAGAGAAGCTTCTCGCTCTTCTACGACCCGTCTCGCAGCGTCAAGTTCGTGTCCGAGTCGGAGAAGCGCTTGATTGGCAACGACGGTGCCGTCGACTTTACCGTCACTAATGGCCATGGCGATGCGATGGAGTTGAGTTAA
- a CDS encoding glyceraldehyde-3-phosphate dehydrogenase: MAPIKVGINGFGRIGRIVFRNAVEHPEVEIVAVNDPFIETKYAAYMLKYDSTHGIFNGDIQQDGNDLVINGKKVKFYTERDPAAIPWKDTGADYVVESTGVFTTIDKAKAHLQGGAKKVVISAPSADAPMYVMGVNEKTYDGSADVISNASCTTNCLAPLAKVINDKFTIIEGLMTTVHSYTATQKTVDGPSAKDWRGGRTAAQNIIPSSTGAAKAVGKVIPELNGKLTGMSMRVPTANVSVVDLTARIEKGASYDQIKAAIKEAAEGPLKGVLAYTEDDVVSTDMIGNPNSSIFDAKAGISLNDNFVKLVSWYDNEWGYSRRVLDLLAHVAKVDASK; the protein is encoded by the exons ATGGCTCCCATCAAGGTCGGCATCAACGGCTTCGGTCGTATCGGACGTATCGTCTTCCGCAACGCCGTCGAGCACCCCGAGGTCGAGATCGTTGCCGTCAACGACCCTTTCATTGAGACCAAGTACGCT GCCTACATGCTCAAGTACGACTCCACCCACGGCATCTTCAACGGCGACATCCAGCAGGATGGCAACGACCTTGTCATCAACGGCAAGAAGGTCAAGTTCTACACTGAGCGTGACCCCGCTGCCATCCCCTGGAAGGACACCGGCGCCGACTACGTCGTCGAGTCTACTGGTGTCTTCACCACCATCGACAAGGCGAAGGCCCATCTTCAGGGCGGTGCCAAGAAGGTCGTCATCTCTGCTCCCTCTGCTGATGCCCCCATGTACGTGATGGGTGTCAACGAGAAGACCTACGACGGCAGCGCCGACGTTATCTCCAACGCTTCTTGCACCACCAACTGCTTGGCTCCCCTCGCCAAGGTCATCAACGACAAGTTCACCATCATTGAGGGTCTCATGACCACCGTCCACTCCTACACTGCCACCCAGAAGACCGTTGACGGTCCCTCCGCCAAGGACTGGCGTGGTGGCCGCACCGCTGCTCAGAACATCATTCCCAGCAGCACTGGTGCCGCCAAGGCTGTCGGCAAGGTCATTCCTGAGCTCAACGGCAAGCTCACTGGCATGTCCATGCGTGTGCCCACCGCCAACGTCTCCGTCGTTGACCTGACTGCCCGCATCGAGAAGGGCGCCAGCTACGACCAGATCAAGGCCGCCATCAAGGAGGCTGCTGAGGGTCCCCTCAAGG GCGTCTTGGCCTACACTGAGGACGACGTCGTCTCCACCGACATGATCGGCAACCCCAACTCCTCCATCTTCGATGCCAAGGCCGGTATCTCCCTCAACGACAACTTCGTCAAGCTCGTCTCCTGGTACGACAACGAGTGGGGATACTCCCGCCGTGTCCTCGACCTCTTGGCCCACGTTGCCAAGGTTGACGCCTCCAAATAA
- a CDS encoding Lin1 family protein, with protein sequence MASRHSAARPKRAGETFARTHHHDAEADDGHDSKKLKFDVRNPSALAPDAPEEDAILDADVIGGGGGATKRGAVNLDGYDSDSDNERNFKSRANEKHKGRKDGDADFFGQLDNYDAKDSGANGKGGRVNEDDDEDDDMFAADDDDEEKEGKAAQEGTKAAGKDKAVRFLDDAQIQGQELQSKSGGQIRLDDEESSDDEEDKELAMQEEGIDEEVGLGGLKRNAPKVEAFNMKDEQEEGRFDEDGNFIRKAVDPNAVHDKWLDGLSKKDLKKAADAHEKREAEARRLRMENDDILTTDLLKALIVRLERGETSLEALARLGKGQPKTKKIPKWKLKKQNKGGGDETMDVDKEKDQLSPEQQKRKEAIEAITDAADKLLSCDHAEIYDEEREMLVREWQRETGEQWVEPAKDDADDDLSSRMWEFRWTDGRDNAEKQGPYDGPTMKAWQDAGYFGEGVEFRLVGDDSWTRVATFE encoded by the coding sequence ATGGCCTCCAGACACTCAGCAGCGCGCCCGAAAAGGGCAGGCGAAACATTTGCGCGAACGCACCACCACGATGCCGAAGCAGACGACGGCCACGACTCCAAGAAGCTAAAGTTTGACGTCCGCAACCCCTCCGCCCTGGCCCCCGATGCGCCGGAAGAGGACGCTATCCTCGATGCCGACGTcattggcggcggcgggggaGCGACGAAGCGCGGCGCCGTGAACCTGGACGGCTACGACAGCGACTCGGACAACGAGCGCAACTTCAAGTCGCGCGCCAATGAGAAGCATAAGGGCAGGAAGGATGGCGATGCGGATTTCTTTGGCCAGTTGGATAATTACGATGCCAAGGACAGCGGCGCGAACGGCAAGGGGGGCAGGGTTAacgaggacgacgacgaggacgacgacaTGTTTGCCGcggacgacgatgacgaagaGAAGGAGGGCAAGGCGGCGCAGGAGGGCACCAAGGCGGCAGGGAAGGATAAGGCTGTGCGCTTTCTCGACGATGCACAGATTCAGGGTCAAGAGCTGCAAAGTAAAAGCGGTGGACAGATCCGtctagacgacgaggagagcagcgacgacgaagaagatAAAGAGCTGGCGATGCAGGAGGAGGGTATTGACGAGGAAGTCGGGCTCGGCGGCTTGAAGCGTAACGCGCCCAAGGTTGAGGCGTTCAACATGAAGGACGAGCAAGAGGAGGGTCGCTTCGACGAGGACGGCAACTTTATCAGGAAAGCGGTGGACCCGAACGCCGTGCACGACAAGTGGCTCGACGGGTTGAGTAAAAAGGATCTGAAGAAGGCGGCAGATGCACACGAGAAGCGCGAGGCCGAGGCGCGGAGGTTACGGATGGAAAACGACGACATCTTGACGACGGACCTGCTCAAGGCGCTGATCGTGAGGTTAGAAAGGGGCGAGACATCCCTTGAGGCCCTGGCGAGGTTGGGCAAGGGGCAGCCTAAAACCAAAAAGATACCCAAATGGAAACTGAAGAAGCAGAACAAGGGTGGCGGCGATGAGACCATGGACGTCGACAAGGAAAAGGACCAGCTCAGTCCAGAGCAGCAGaagagaaaagaggctattgAGGCCATCACCGACGCGGCGGACAAGCTGCTGAGCTGCGACCACGCCGAGATTTACGACGAGGAGAGAGAGATGCTCGTGCGTGAGTGGCAGCGGGAGACGGGCGAGCAGTGGGTTGAGCCGGCCAAGGACGACGCTGATGACGATTTGTCTTCGAGGATGTGGGAGTTCCGTTGGACGGATGGGCGGGATAATGCTGAGAAACAAGGGCCGTACGATGGGCCCACGATGAAGGCATGGCAGGACGCCGGGTACTTTGGTGAGGGCGTTGAGTTCCGGCTGGTTGGTGACGATTCCTGGACGAGGGTTGCGACGTTTGAATGA